Proteins from a single region of Electrophorus electricus isolate fEleEle1 chromosome 5, fEleEle1.pri, whole genome shotgun sequence:
- the LOC113569271 gene encoding uncharacterized protein LOC113569271 isoform X2: MDRVLKLFLTVAPSETRISVESTQVEGTLFSAKCTVRHSCPVSPPLLEWLGLSSVSNEVTTTQDSGGLWVSVAHAQFNASRRDHGKRLTCRRMSDGNTAISDAIHMLFPPTILPDSACWEKEGSLHCMCWVEAEPNANISWTVDGRSALLPHFNMTNNYTGRTTVSVMTGPPGHFVTCEAANYLGNDTYQMSGFPQLAQGTVGLTYFILAAIVLIVLGIVVLGVHRRMKKRHEHSRGAKNTRSSENTSQCRQNIESNGTQTKVRQKTYEWHKDDNVYANDVSGGHIWSTAMVTSQAPEDEMASIYLNE; the protein is encoded by the exons ATGGACAGAGTGCTTAAACTCTTTCTAACAG TGGCACCTTCAGAGACTCGCATTTCTGTAGAAAGCACACAAGTGGAAGGAACGCTTTTCTCAGCCAAATGCACAGTCCGGCACTCCTGTCCAGTGTCTCCACCTCTGCTGGAATGGCTGGGCCTGTCTTCTGTTTCTAATGAGGTGACCACTACACAGGACTCGGGTGGCTTGTGGGTTTCTGTGGCACACGCTCAGTTCAATGCCAGCCGTCGAGACCATGGTAAAAGGCTCACATGCAGGAGAATGTCAGATGGAAACACTGCAATTAGTGATGCAATTCACATGTTAT TCCCTCCCACCATCCTGCCAGACTCAGCCTGCTGGGAGAAGGAAGGATCTCTGCACTGCATGTGCTGGGTGGAGGCGGAGCCAAACGCCAACATCTCCTGGACTGTTGATGGAAGAAGTGCTCTCCTTCCACACTTCAACATGACAAATAACTATACGGGAAGGACGACAGTGTCAGTGATGACAGGGCCACCGGGCCACTTTGTAACTTGTGAGGCAGCAAACTACTTGGGCAATGACACTTACCAGATGTCTGGCTTTCCACAGCTGGCACAAG GCACTGTTGGATTGACCTATTTCATTCTGGCGGCCATAGTTTTAATTGTCCTTGGAATTGTTGTGCTTGGTGTCCAcagaagaatgaaaaagag ACATGAACACTCGAGAGGAGCTAAAAATACAAGAAGTTCCGAGAACACAAGCCAGTGTAG acAGAACATAGAGTCAAATGGAACCCAGACCAAGGTCCGGCAGAAGACCTATGAATGGCACAAGGATGACAACGTCTATGCAAATGATGTATCGGGTGGGCATATTTGGAGTACCGCCATGGTGACTTCACAGGCTCCCGAG gATGAGATGGCAAGTATCTACCTGAATGAATGA
- the LOC113569271 gene encoding myelin-associated glycoprotein-like isoform X1 yields MQGNCSLKIDNVRQEDGGISVYVRINPHNIYGDYTEIKVLAPSETRISVESTQVEGTLFSAKCTVRHSCPVSPPLLEWLGLSSVSNEVTTTQDSGGLWVSVAHAQFNASRRDHGKRLTCRRMSDGNTAISDAIHMLFPPTILPDSACWEKEGSLHCMCWVEAEPNANISWTVDGRSALLPHFNMTNNYTGRTTVSVMTGPPGHFVTCEAANYLGNDTYQMSGFPQLAQGTVGLTYFILAAIVLIVLGIVVLGVHRRMKKRHEHSRGAKNTRSSENTSQCRQNIESNGTQTKVRQKTYEWHKDDNVYANDVSGGHIWSTAMVTSQAPEDEMASIYLNE; encoded by the exons ATGCAGGGAAACTGTAGCCTAAAGATTGACAATGTTCGCCAAGAGGATGGAGgaataagtgtgtatgtaaggaTCAATCCTCACAACATATATGGAGATTACACAGAGATAAAAGTCT TGGCACCTTCAGAGACTCGCATTTCTGTAGAAAGCACACAAGTGGAAGGAACGCTTTTCTCAGCCAAATGCACAGTCCGGCACTCCTGTCCAGTGTCTCCACCTCTGCTGGAATGGCTGGGCCTGTCTTCTGTTTCTAATGAGGTGACCACTACACAGGACTCGGGTGGCTTGTGGGTTTCTGTGGCACACGCTCAGTTCAATGCCAGCCGTCGAGACCATGGTAAAAGGCTCACATGCAGGAGAATGTCAGATGGAAACACTGCAATTAGTGATGCAATTCACATGTTAT TCCCTCCCACCATCCTGCCAGACTCAGCCTGCTGGGAGAAGGAAGGATCTCTGCACTGCATGTGCTGGGTGGAGGCGGAGCCAAACGCCAACATCTCCTGGACTGTTGATGGAAGAAGTGCTCTCCTTCCACACTTCAACATGACAAATAACTATACGGGAAGGACGACAGTGTCAGTGATGACAGGGCCACCGGGCCACTTTGTAACTTGTGAGGCAGCAAACTACTTGGGCAATGACACTTACCAGATGTCTGGCTTTCCACAGCTGGCACAAG GCACTGTTGGATTGACCTATTTCATTCTGGCGGCCATAGTTTTAATTGTCCTTGGAATTGTTGTGCTTGGTGTCCAcagaagaatgaaaaagag ACATGAACACTCGAGAGGAGCTAAAAATACAAGAAGTTCCGAGAACACAAGCCAGTGTAG acAGAACATAGAGTCAAATGGAACCCAGACCAAGGTCCGGCAGAAGACCTATGAATGGCACAAGGATGACAACGTCTATGCAAATGATGTATCGGGTGGGCATATTTGGAGTACCGCCATGGTGACTTCACAGGCTCCCGAG gATGAGATGGCAAGTATCTACCTGAATGAATGA